A stretch of Vigna angularis cultivar LongXiaoDou No.4 chromosome 4, ASM1680809v1, whole genome shotgun sequence DNA encodes these proteins:
- the LOC108329912 gene encoding lysM domain-containing GPI-anchored protein 1, with amino-acid sequence MPNPKHLLQGTLFLLLVLQVACKSTIEPCSNSDSCNALLGYTLYTDLKVSEVASLFQIDPIALLTANAIDISYPDVEHHILPSKLFLKIPISCSCVDGIRKSVATNYKTRPSDSLPSIADSVYGGLVSSDQLREANSIPDPSVLDVGQNLVVPLPCTCFNGSDNSLPAIYLSYVVRPVDSLAAIAARYFTTLTDLMNVNAMGSTAINDGDILAVPIPACASNFPKSASDFGLLVPNGSYAITAGHCVQCSCGPTNLNLYCMPASLAVSCSSMQCKGSNLMLGNVTVQQTSGGCNVTSCNYDGIVNGTIATMLSPSLQPRCPGPQEFPPLVAPPTTVAKDTVFGPAPAPLFDGAGPMSPISSVVPSTGLPGFSPANGPISGISSGASAACSLVKPLPTLTYALVLLLVKFMIPVAL; translated from the exons ATGCCAAACCCAAAGCACCTTCTGCAGGGTACACTGTTCCTCTTGTTAGTTCTTCAGGTCGCGTGCAAATCCACCATCGAGCCATGCTCCAACTCCGACTCATGCAACGCGCTTCTGGGATACACCCTTTACACTGACCTCAAAGTCTCCGAAGTGGCCTCGCTTTTCCAAATCGACCCCATCGCGCTTCTCACCGCGAATGCCATCGACATCTCCTACCCCGACGTCGAGCACCACATCCTCCCTTCCAAGCTCTTCCTCAAGATCCCCATCTCCTGCTCCTGCGTCGACGGCATTCGCAAGTCCGTCGCCACCAACTACAAGACGCGCCCCTCCGACTCTCTGCCCTCTATCGCGGACTCCGTCTACGGCGGCCTCGTCTCCTCCGACCAGCTACGCGAGGCCAATTCCATTCCCGACCCCTCCGTCCTCGATGTGGGACAGAACCTCGTCGTGCCTCTCCCCTGCACCTGCTTTAACGGCTCCGACAACTCTCTCCCCGCCATTTACCTCTCTTACGTCGTTCGACCCGTTGATTCACTCGCTGCCATTGCTGCCAGGTACTTCACCACGCTTACAGATTTGATGAATGTCAATGCCATGGGAAGCACTGCCATTAACGACGGAGATATCCTTGCTGTTCCAATACCCG CCTGTGCTTCGAATTTTCCTAAATCCGCGTCTGATTTTGGCTTGCTTGTCCCTAATGGGAGCTACGCCATTACCGCGGGGCACTGTGTTCAGTGTAGCTGTGGACCAACAAACTTGAA tctGTACTGTATGCCGGCTTCTCTAGCTGTTTCTTGCTCCAGCATGCAATGCAAAGGCAGCAACCTTATGCTTGGGAATGTTACAGTGCAGCAGACTAGTGGTGGTTGCAATGTTACTTCTTGCAATTATGATGGCATTGTTAATGGCACCATAGCAACAAT GTTGTCCCCTTCTCTTCAGCCTCGATGTCCAG GTCCACAGGAATTTCCTCCTCTTGTTGCCCCACCTACCACCGTTGCAAAAGACACGGTGTTTGGACCAGCACCAGCACCACTATTCGATGGAGCAGGTCCTATGTCGCCTATATCCTCAGTGGTTCCTTCAACGGGGCTTCCAGGATTCTCTCCTGCAAATGGTCCTATTAGCGGCATTTCTTCTGGTGCTTCTGCTGCATGCTCCTTGGTGAAACCATTACCCACGTTGACGTATGCACTTGTGTTATTGCTTGTCAAGTTCATGATACCCGTGGCATTGTAA